In Pyrodictium occultum, the genomic window TATTAGGCCTGGGAACTGCTCCGGCTCATACATGCTGTTCTCCAGAGTCAGGGCAGCCCTCTCAAGGTCTACGCACACGTTTAGGTTGGCCGAGGCCACTATATTCTGTATCTGAACCTTGGGGCGCCCGTAGATCTGGATGCCGTGCTTCTTCAGGTTACGTACGATCTTCTTGACGGCTTCTATGAGGTCGCGCGTGCTCTTGGCCCCAGTCACGACCATCTTGCCTGACTTGAATATCAGTGCTGTTACCTTGGGCGAGTCGAGGCGGTAGACCAGCCCGGGAAACTGCTCCGGATTGTACTCTACCGTCAGTATGCTCCTCTCTATGAGGTTCAGGTCTAGAGTCTGGTCGAGGGATACTGTAGCCACTATGTTCTCTATGTTGGCAGTAGGCTTGGGCTCCTGCTCTGCAGCGCTACGCCTCTGCGGTGTGACAGAAGACTCCACACCAGGGCACCCTTTTAAGCCCTGTATAAAAATCCTATTTAAAACCTGCTGGCTAGGCTTCCGACGTCCTCCCGGGGGATGGAGAGGCGGGCAGTCTAGGACTCCAGGCAGGCGTGGAGGGTGACTGGCCTAGTCTCACGCCGACCCCCGTCTCGCAGCATCCTATCCTACGACACGGTCTCCAGGAGGGAACCAAGATAAGGGGGCTAGCGAGTGCCCTCTCCCACCCCGGGCGGCCCCGAGAGGGCCGTAGGCTGGCCGGAGCCCTTGCCCCTGTGGCCGCTGCGGCCTACAATCCCCTATCCCGGGGCCGCCCCCGGGTGGGGGGCTGATACCTCGTCTTCTCGAGGGGGAGACGACGGTACAGGATAGAGCTGCCTGCCAGCCCCAGCGGATCCTTCAGCACCAGGTGAATGCGGTCCACGAGGTCGAGCGCAGTCATGGATTCGCCGTACTCCCGGTAGGCCAGAGCACCCGCGGCTCCATTTACATAGGCGGCTATGCATGCAGCGTGGAATGGCTCGACACCCTTGGCTAGGAGGGCTGCGGCTAAGCCGGCTAGGGCGTCGCCCGTGCCACCGGTGCTCATTGCGGGGGCTCCGGCCTTGTTCAGCCTGGCACGCCTCCCATCGGTGATAACGTCGACGGGGCCCTTGAGGAGTATTGTGGCATTGCCGTGGAGTCTTGCCTGCTGCGCCGCGTCGGCTACCCGGGCCTCTATCTTCTCCACGGGTGCGGGCTTTGCACCAAAGAGGCGGGCGAACTCGGCCTCGTGGGGCGTGAGAACCATGTTGCCTCGTATAAGCTCGCGGCTCGTGGAGAGGGCCTTGAGGGCGTCCGCATCCACGACTACAGGCTTGCCGGGTGGTAGTCGTGCTAGGAGCTCTCTAACCGCCTCCTGGGTGGCTTCCTCGAGCCCGAGCCCCATGCCTATTGCCACTGCATCGGCCCGCTGGGCGACCGCGAGCAGTCGGTCGACGTGCTCTGGGCTCAGATAGGGGCCTTCGAGCTCCACGGGTATAATCGTGGGGTACCTCGCCGCGGCTTCCACCACTCTTGTAGGAGCCGCGAGGTAGACGAGGTCGAGGCCGGCCCGCTGGGCGGCCAGCGCGGAGATCACGGGGGCTCCCACGAAGCCCTGGGAGCCGCCTATTATGAGGACCCGGCCGGCCTGGCCCTTGTGGGTGCGCCAGCTCCTCCTCGGCACACGGTACGCTACGTCGCCAGGACCTACATATATCTCGGCCTCCGGCGGCGCGCCTATGGATGCCACAACAAGCTCTCCAACCAGGTCGGGACGGCGAAAGAGCCCCGGCTTCGGCTTGTGCAGCGTCACCGTCACATCAGCCCGGACCACTGGGCCTGGCGCCTCACCGGTGTCCGAGTCAAGCCCCGAGGGCACGTCAACCGAGAGCTTCAGAGCATTAGCTCTGTTTACTGCCTCTATGGCCTCCGCGTAAGGGCTCCTGGGCGGGCCGCGGAGGCCGGTGCCGAGGAGAGCGTCGACAACCGCGTCATAGCCCTCGAGGCTTATCCTACGGGGGTCCCGGGCTATGGTTATATCCACAGTGATGTCCATGACCTCCAGTGCCTCGTACATTGATCTCGCCTCCGGACTGCGTATATCCTCGGGCTTGGCCAGGAGTATCACATCCACCCGGTACCCCATGTAAGCCAGGTGCCTGGCTGCCGCGAGGCCATCGCCGCCGTTGCCCCCAGGGCCCACGAGCACAGCCACCCTGGAGCCGTTGGGTACCCGCCTGGCCAGCTCTTCGGCAACGCTTCTCCCAGCGTTCTCCATCAGCTGGAGCCTGCTCACCCCCAGCGCCTCCGAGTTAGCATCTATAACAGCCACATCAAGGGATGATATGGTGTCACCGAGGCCGAGCTGAGGCTTCTCAGCATCCTCCAAGGCCTAAGCCCCCGCCTAGGTCCAGGCAACCTCTATTTCTAAGAGTCCCTCTGGGTTGAAGAGGGCGCCCCGTGGCGGGGAGAAAGATAGGCCTGGGGGAGCTTACAAGCCTAGACTACGAGGGCATTGCCAGGGCCCTCACCAACTTCATTCGAGGCGTGGTAAGGGAGGCTGGAGCTAGGGGTGTTGTAGTGGGTGTAAGCGGGGGAGTAGACTCAGCAACCACACTTGCGCTCGCGGCCAGAGCCCTGGGGCCCGAGAGGGTACTCGCCCTGCTACTGCCGGACAGTGAGGTGACACCACGAGGCGATGTAGAGGACGCCCGTGAGCTGGTTGAATCCCTCGGAGTCCGCTACAAGGTTATCGACATAAGGCCGGTGGTGCGGAGCTTCCTGGAGGCTACTGGGGAGAAGCCGGACCGGAGAAGCCTGGGCAACTTGAGGGCCCGGGCCCGGATGGCCATACTCTACCTCTACGCCAATATGCAGGGCCTGCTGGTGGCAGGCACGGGGGACCGCAGCGAGATACTGATAGGCTACTTCACAAAGTACGGGGACGGTGCCGTGGACTTCCTGCCAATAGGCTCCCTCTACAAGACGCAGGTGAGGAGGCTGGCCCTCCACCTGGGGGTGCCGGAGTCGATAGCCCTGAAGCCCAGCAGCCCTAGGCTCTGGCCGGGCCACCTGGCCGAGGAGGAGCTGGGGATGAAGTACGAGGAGATTGACCTGGCGCTCTACGCTCTCTTCGACCTGGGGCTCGGGGTCGAGGAGGCTGCTGAGGCCACTGGGCTGCCCAGGGAAAAGCTGGAGAAAGTGCTGGATATGCACCGGGCGAGCGAGCACAAGCGTAGGCTCCCGCCGGCCCCGGATCCGGGGGATACTGTGTGGAGGTTCCGTAGGCGCTAGGCGTGGCCCTCCACCTTCCCGGCTGCCTGCACCGTTGCTGGATGGCGGAGCAGCTGCTCTAGCTCGTTGTAGATCTCGCTCAACACGGTTAGGGGGTTCAGCCCGCCGGACGCTATGGCTTCTATCTCCTCGTTGAGGCGGCGCGTCCTCTCCTCGGAGACCAGGTCGCCGTAGTTGGCCTCCAGGTACTCGTAGACTTCTATCCCCAGCTTGGTCGGTACAAGTCTCTTCCTGTACTTGCTCTCCAGCACGTAGCCGTGGCGGGTTAGGGCCTCGAGTATCTTGGCGTAGGTGCTGGGCCTGCCGAGGCCGCGGCGCTTCATAAGGGCTACCACGTCACCGTGACTGTAGAGGTATACTGTAGAGCCGCGGCGCACCACGACCCGGGAGGCCTTGACGCGGTCCCCCTTCCGTAGGCCCGCCAGTGAGGGGTAGAGCGGGGGCTGTGGGTAGTAGCGGTGGAAGCCCTCCACCGGCGCTGCGACGTAGGCCTCCACCTCTGCCAGGGGCCCGTAGCCCTCAAGGCCAAGGAGTATGCGGAGGCGTCTTAGCCTCGCCGGCCGCAGCTGGCTTGCTATGAAGCGGCGGAAGATGAGGCTGTAGAGCCGGTAGTGGCTCTCCCTCACGGTGATGGGTAGCCTCAGCTCGCCGAGGGCTACCATTCTACGGAGGGTCTCAGCGTCCAGGGGCCTGGTGGGCCTTATCGCCTCGTGGTGGCCCTGAGGCCCCCAACTGCGGGGCTGGAAGTCCTCGATGCCCCCCTTGGAGGAGAGGTACTCCCTGGCAATGCTCTGGCCGAGCGCTGACACGTGGGTCGAGTCCGTGCGGTGATAGGTTATCAGCCCAGCCTCGAAGAGCTCCTGGGCTATCCTCATAGTCTTCTGAGAGGAGTAGCCCATCAACCTAGACGCGTCGTATATGAGGGACTCGGTGGTGTAGGGTGGGGGCGGGTTCAGATCCACAAGCTCCTCCGCCACGTCCAGTACTAGAAGCCCCTTCTCCGTGATCTCCTCGGCCACCCTCCGAGCCTGGCTGGGCTCCTCAAAGTGGAGCCTCAGTAGGGGCCCGTCCTCCAGCCTGGCGTAGACGTTGTAGCCTATGTTTGCTCTCCACTCCCGGTAGCGGTCTATAATCCAGCCCAGTACGGGCGTCTGGACCCTGCCGGCGCCGAGCCAGTGCTTGTTGAACACGCTCCAGAGGTGCTGGCTGAGCCCGAAGCCTATCCAGCGGTCTTCTATCCTTCGAACGATCTGTGCCGAGGCTAGCCTCTTATCCACGCTGCGCGGCGATGCGAGAGCCTTTAGCAGCTCGTTCCTAGTAATCTCGTGGAGTTCTATCCTCTTTATACTGCGTGCATAAGGCTTCAGGAGCAGCTCTAGGTCGTAGGCAATCTTCTCCCCCTCTATGTCGGGGTCGGTGGCTATGTACACAGTCTCCACCTCGCTAGCCAGCTGCCGGAGCGCATCAACCACATCCTGCTTGCTAACCACGTTGCTTGAGCCGCAGCGGGGGCAGACGCTGCTGCTGGAAGAGAACTGGTGGCCACAGTTTAGGCAGCGCTTGATAGGCTTATATACAGGGCTCACCCCACCTCCACTAATCTCTACACCGTGCACTCCTTCGCCGTCAACCGATAGGTCGTAGAGGTGGCCGGCGGAGGCTGTTATCGACGCAACGTGTATCTTCCCGGACACGTGGTTATAGAAGGTCGTCTCATAGACTGTCAGCGAGCCTACGCGCCTCCGGACGGGCCTGCCGAAGAAGCTGGCAATTGTCCTGGCCTTGGTAGGGGACTCGACCACTATGAGGCAGGTCTCTATGTCCACCCTCCGGCCCGTGCCGCTGCTCCTGCTGGCACGGGCCTTCTCCATCTCCTCCTCCACCTTACGCCAGTCAAGCTTCTCGAAGTCAACGCTCTCCAGGTACCTGCGCAGCCTCTGGGACAGCAGCTTCACCAGCTCCTCCTCTTCCTCGAAGACTATGCTTACTCCATGGGTCATTATCGAGCCCAGCATGCGGCTAGCACGGCCGCTAGCCTGTAGGTAGGTGGCCGCGTCCGGAGTTATCGCCACGATATCGCTGCCGGTGTGGCGGTAGAGCACGCCCCCGACAACGGTTGAGGAGCCGGGCTCTAGTGTCTCCTGGAGCCTAGCCAGCACCCTCCTTCTAAGAGCCTGGAGGCCTTCCAGCAGCTCGCCCAGTCTCCCATCAAGCTTCTCGCCGGAGGCGAGGGCTATGCGTAGAGCAGTCTGCTCCCCGGGGCTTGTCCTCGAGAGGAGGCGGGCGGTTTCCTCGCTACCCTCTATGCCTAGCTCCACCCCTGCCCTCACTATGCGGAATGGCGACTGTAGCGCTTTCTCGGCGCTTACCGCCTGGCTGGGCACTCCGACAAACACTGTATAGAGCACGCGTCTGGGCATGTCTATGCCGCGTACTATGACGCCGTAGTAGGAGGATATGCCGACCAGGACGTCGTACTCTCCGGAGGCGAAGCGGTCCAGAACCCTGCGGCCTGCCAGGGCGAGGCCTGCCCTCACGCCAGCCTCGTTTAGCGCTTTAACAAGCCTTCTGGCGAGGTCCTTGCCGAACCTCTTGGCTACGAAGACGAGGCCTCCGGGGCCTAGCCTCCTTACGGCCTCCACAGCGTCCCCAGCCGGGTCGCTGCTCACATGGTAGAAGTTGGCTATGCTCCTAGTATAGTCGTAGACCCTCCCTATGTCGAAGCCAAGCAGCTCGCGGAATAACCTCGGCTTCAGCCCCTGGGCTCTCCCCGTGGCTGATGCTATCACCAGCTGGCCCGGCGTGGACGTGACAAGCTTGGCTGAGAGCCTTGCCTGCAGCTCCTCCATCTCGCGTAGGAGCTGCTCGTAGCGCCTAATATTGCCGGAGAGCTTGGCTAGGGATGCCAGTATCTTCTTCTTAACCAGGCTGTACGCCGTGGCCAGGGTCTCCTCGTCAAAGCCCAGCAGCATCAATATCTTGTCTATGTTCTTCGAGTTCCTCAGTACAGCATCCACATCGTCGACCAGCACCAGGTCGAAGCGGGTCCCCTGGAGCAGCTCCCAGCGGCGAGAGAGGAACCCAGTAGTGGTGACTAGTATGTCGTAGTCACCCCTCTCTATGAGGTGTAGGCTCTCCTCCCGCCTGCTCCTGCTCAGGCTGGAATAGTAGGAGACAATCCTTGCAGCGACACCGCCCCTCTCTGCAAGCACGCGGAGCTTCTCCTCGACCTGCCTCGCGAGGTTCTCCGTGGGGAGCAGGTAGTAGGCCCGGGCGCCGGACCTGGCCCGGTAGAGGGCATAGACGCTTAGGAGCGTTGTCTTGCCTACACCGGTGGGAGCCACTATTGCCATACTCTCGTTCTGGAGTAGCCTCTTAGCCCAGGTCCTCTGGGCGCTCCAGAGCCTTCCACCCGTGAGCCGGTGGAAGAACTCCTCGAAGTCCCGGAGCATCGTGACAGTGCTGTAGAGGTACAGGTAGCCCTGGAGGACACCCCTACTAGCCAGCTCTCTGCCGATACGCTCCACGAGGCCATAGTAGTCGTGGGGGAGGCTCTCCGGGGCCGCGGGCATACAGCGGGCGCATGGGAGGCGCTGGGAGAGCCTGTCAGCTGTTATAGGCCCGCCGCAGTTGGGGCAGGCTCCGTGATACAACGGCCTCAGCAGCGTCCACTCCATGCCGGGTCGCCTACCTATCCAAGTGCGCTGGAGGAACTACCCGATGGCTAGGCTTAGCATGGGGCTGCTGTGATTGACTTAGAGTAGCTGGCCCAGTAACACCCCGAAGCCCATGCCCGAGGGGAGTAAAGCCTAAATAGAGGACCCGGCCGGTCTGCAGCACATGACCAATGCGCGAGGGGACATGCGATGGCGCAGGCGAGTGCAGCTCCGAGCAACGTCGTTCTCGTGGGTAAGAAGCCTGTCATGAACTACGTTCTGGCGACCCTAACCCTGCTGAACCAGGGTGTCAAGGAGGTAGTGATAAAGGCTAGGGGCCGCGCCATAAGCAAGGCTGTCGATACCGTCGAGATAGTGAGGAAGAGGTTCCTGCCCGGCAAGGTCGACGTAAAGGACATAAAGATCGACAGCCAGGTGATCCAGAACCCCGACGGCCGCCAGAGCAGGGTCAGCACCATAGAGATCGTCTTAGAGAGGAAGGAGGAGTAACGTACGAACATTCCCGGGGACACATGAGGTATTTTTACGGTGAAGACCTCTGCCCCGCCCTGTAGCCAGTGCCGCGAGAGTGAAGAAGCCTGCAGGAGGCTCGCAGCACTCCTCTCCTATATCGATATGGACCCGCGTATTCTGCTTAGGCTGGTCTGCGACGGTCTTCCCGGCCTCTACCTGGACTTCATGAGGCTCTTCAACGCGTATCAGAGGCTTCGGAAGGGGCTCGGGCTGGAGCTCCTTACCGCGTCTCTAGAAGAGGGGGAGTAGCCCCATACTCCTTACGCCGTAATTCCTTTGGCTAGGATGTGTCCACCCCTCTCTCCTCGGGAGGCGGGAATTGTTGACGAGAGGGCTTGTAAAAACCCGCGCATGTGGCAGCCGTAGGGCCCCTTGCAGAGCTGCCAGAGGATGGTAACGGCGTTCTGAGCCGAAGCCTTAGCGGCGGCCGGCCTGGCCCTGCTGGAGCCTGATTAGGAGGCGCCGGTACTCCTTCCTGTTGCGGACGCGGGGGGCGGGGTTCTTCTTGGGCTTGGCGGGTATGCGTGGGGTCTGCTTCCTAACCTTACCTGCCTTTGTAAGCGAGCCGTGGCTGGGCATGTGCTGCTCCCCAGGGGGCTGGGGCCGCCTCTAGACCTTATATAGGCTTTATCCCTTGGGGGTGCTAGTTCACCTGGGCAAGGCGGGATGGAGGAGGCTGGCTACACTGGTGTTGCGTTGAGGCTTCTCCGGAGGGCCGGGGCTAGGCCCGGCGACCGTATAAGGATTGAGAGGAGCGATGGCCGCGTCTTCGAGGGCGTTTTGATGCCCCGCTACGCTATCTCGGCTAGGCCCATCATAGTCGTGAAGCTTGATAACGGCTACAATATAGGGGTACGGGTCGACGAGGGGACGCGCATAGAGGTTGTGAAGACGAGGGAGGCTATACTCCATGAGGCCGCGGCCGGCGCTCCCGCGGCTGTGCCGCTTCTCGAGGAGCAGCCGCCTCCCGGGAAGAGGCCCAGGGTGACGATACTCGGGACTGGAGGCACTATAGCCAGTAAGGTAGAGTACGAGACCGGGGCTGTGAGGCCGGCCTTCTCGGCTGAAGAGATACTGGAGGCTGTGCCGGAGGTAGGCTTCATAGCCGACATATCCTCGAGGGTTGTCATGAATATACTGAGCGAGAACATGAGGCCCAAGTACTGGGAGAAGATAGTTGACGAGGCCGCCAAGGCTATCCAGGAGGGGGCTGAGGGCATCGTTGTAGCGCACGGAACCGACACCATGGCTTATACCGCGTCGGCGCTTGCCTTCGCCTTCCGGGGGCTACCGGTTCCGATAGCCTTCGTGGGGGCCCAGAGGAGCAGCGATAGGCCCAGCAGCGACGCCGCCTTCAACCTGGTAGCCGCCACCCTGGTGGCCGCTAGGGCGCCCTTCGCGGAGGTCGTAGTGGTCATGCACGGGGAGGCCGGCGACACCTATGCCCTTGCCCACCGCGCCACCAGGGTTAGGAAGATGCACACCAGCCGCCGCGACGCCTTCCAGACCATAAACGGAAGGCCGTTAGCCAAGATCTACCCCTTTGAGGGGAGGATAGAGCTGCGGGACAAACCGCTCCGTGAGAGGGGCAGGGAGGAGCTGCACGTGGTAAACGGGTTCGAGGAGAAGGTAGCGCTGGTGAAGTACTATCCCGGCATGGAGGCGGAGCTGATAGACTTCCTCGTGGACCGCGGCTACCGGGGAATAGTGCTGGAGGGCACCGGGCTCGGCCACGTCGGCGAGTGGCTTGTCGAGAGTATAAGGCGTGCGGTGGAGCAGGGAGTAGTTGTGGTAATGACGTCGCAGACTCTCTTTGGAAGGGTTAACATGAACGTCTACACTACGGGGCGCAAGCTGCTCCAGGCCGGTGTCATACCGGGGGAGGATATGCTTCCCGAGGTAGCGTTTGTGAAGCTCTCCTGGATACTGGCCCATACCCATGATCCCCGGGAAGCGGGTAGGATGCTCCGCGAGAACCTGGCAGGAGAGATAACGTATCGCCACACACTGGACCTCTATCCGAGGTGGCCGCATTGATCGAGCCTAAGGTGGATCCCTCGAAGTATGATCCTAGGGAGCTGGGGCTCCGAGTAGGCCTGGAGATACACCAGCAGCTTGATACGAGGCGCAAGCTGTTCTGCAGCTGCCCGACCACGCTGGTGAGCGAGGACGCTGATAAGGACGAGTTCATTAGGCAGCTTAGGCCCACGAGAAGCGAGCTCGGGGAGGTGGATATAGCCGCCCTCTTCGAGTGGCGCAAGGGCCGGCTATACCACTATCATGCGCCCCGCGCCGCCTCCTGCCTGGTCGAGGCGGACGAGGAGCCACCCCACGAGATCAACCGGGAGGCGGTAGTGATAGGGCTAGCCGTGGCGCTGGCGCTGGGATCCACCCCGGTGGACGAGATCTACGTTATGAGGAAGATAGTGATAGACGGGTCTAACACCACCGGGTTCCAGCGCACAGCGATCATAGCCCTGGGCGGCGGGATAGAGCTAGAGAGCGGGAAGAAGATAGGGGTACAGACAATAGCCGTAGAGGAGGATGCTGCACGCAAGCTTGGCGAGGAGGGCCGCTACACCCACTACATGCTCGACAGGCTGGGCATACCGCTGATAGAGATCTCCACCGCGCCCGACATAGAGACTCCGGAGGAGGCATACGAGGCGGCGCTAACCATAGGCCAGCTGCTCCGCCTCACCGGGAGGGTCAAGAGGGGTATAGGTACGATTAGGCAGGATCTCAACGTCTCGATAAAGGGCGGTGTCAAGACGGAGATAAAGGGTGTTCAGAGGCTCGATCTCCTCCCGAAGATAGTGC contains:
- a CDS encoding TATA-box-binding protein; amino-acid sequence: MESSVTPQRRSAAEQEPKPTANIENIVATVSLDQTLDLNLIERSILTVEYNPEQFPGLVYRLDSPKVTALIFKSGKMVVTGAKSTRDLIEAVKKIVRNLKKHGIQIYGRPKVQIQNIVASANLNVCVDLERAALTLENSMYEPEQFPGLIHRMDEPRVVLLIFSSGKMVITGAKREEEVYEAVNKIYEKLKKLRAIRPC
- a CDS encoding bifunctional ADP-dependent NAD(P)H-hydrate dehydratase/NAD(P)H-hydrate epimerase — its product is MEDAEKPQLGLGDTISSLDVAVIDANSEALGVSRLQLMENAGRSVAEELARRVPNGSRVAVLVGPGGNGGDGLAAARHLAYMGYRVDVILLAKPEDIRSPEARSMYEALEVMDITVDITIARDPRRISLEGYDAVVDALLGTGLRGPPRSPYAEAIEAVNRANALKLSVDVPSGLDSDTGEAPGPVVRADVTVTLHKPKPGLFRRPDLVGELVVASIGAPPEAEIYVGPGDVAYRVPRRSWRTHKGQAGRVLIIGGSQGFVGAPVISALAAQRAGLDLVYLAAPTRVVEAAARYPTIIPVELEGPYLSPEHVDRLLAVAQRADAVAIGMGLGLEEATQEAVRELLARLPPGKPVVVDADALKALSTSRELIRGNMVLTPHEAEFARLFGAKPAPVEKIEARVADAAQQARLHGNATILLKGPVDVITDGRRARLNKAGAPAMSTGGTGDALAGLAAALLAKGVEPFHAACIAAYVNGAAGALAYREYGESMTALDLVDRIHLVLKDPLGLAGSSILYRRLPLEKTRYQPPTRGRPRDRGL
- a CDS encoding NAD+ synthase, with the translated sequence MAGRKIGLGELTSLDYEGIARALTNFIRGVVREAGARGVVVGVSGGVDSATTLALAARALGPERVLALLLPDSEVTPRGDVEDARELVESLGVRYKVIDIRPVVRSFLEATGEKPDRRSLGNLRARARMAILYLYANMQGLLVAGTGDRSEILIGYFTKYGDGAVDFLPIGSLYKTQVRRLALHLGVPESIALKPSSPRLWPGHLAEEELGMKYEEIDLALYALFDLGLGVEEAAEATGLPREKLEKVLDMHRASEHKRRLPPAPDPGDTVWRFRRR
- the rgy gene encoding reverse gyrase, with the translated sequence MEWTLLRPLYHGACPNCGGPITADRLSQRLPCARCMPAAPESLPHDYYGLVERIGRELASRGVLQGYLYLYSTVTMLRDFEEFFHRLTGGRLWSAQRTWAKRLLQNESMAIVAPTGVGKTTLLSVYALYRARSGARAYYLLPTENLARQVEEKLRVLAERGGVAARIVSYYSSLSRSRREESLHLIERGDYDILVTTTGFLSRRWELLQGTRFDLVLVDDVDAVLRNSKNIDKILMLLGFDEETLATAYSLVKKKILASLAKLSGNIRRYEQLLREMEELQARLSAKLVTSTPGQLVIASATGRAQGLKPRLFRELLGFDIGRVYDYTRSIANFYHVSSDPAGDAVEAVRRLGPGGLVFVAKRFGKDLARRLVKALNEAGVRAGLALAGRRVLDRFASGEYDVLVGISSYYGVIVRGIDMPRRVLYTVFVGVPSQAVSAEKALQSPFRIVRAGVELGIEGSEETARLLSRTSPGEQTALRIALASGEKLDGRLGELLEGLQALRRRVLARLQETLEPGSSTVVGGVLYRHTGSDIVAITPDAATYLQASGRASRMLGSIMTHGVSIVFEEEEELVKLLSQRLRRYLESVDFEKLDWRKVEEEMEKARASRSSGTGRRVDIETCLIVVESPTKARTIASFFGRPVRRRVGSLTVYETTFYNHVSGKIHVASITASAGHLYDLSVDGEGVHGVEISGGGVSPVYKPIKRCLNCGHQFSSSSSVCPRCGSSNVVSKQDVVDALRQLASEVETVYIATDPDIEGEKIAYDLELLLKPYARSIKRIELHEITRNELLKALASPRSVDKRLASAQIVRRIEDRWIGFGLSQHLWSVFNKHWLGAGRVQTPVLGWIIDRYREWRANIGYNVYARLEDGPLLRLHFEEPSQARRVAEEITEKGLLVLDVAEELVDLNPPPPYTTESLIYDASRLMGYSSQKTMRIAQELFEAGLITYHRTDSTHVSALGQSIAREYLSSKGGIEDFQPRSWGPQGHHEAIRPTRPLDAETLRRMVALGELRLPITVRESHYRLYSLIFRRFIASQLRPARLRRLRILLGLEGYGPLAEVEAYVAAPVEGFHRYYPQPPLYPSLAGLRKGDRVKASRVVVRRGSTVYLYSHGDVVALMKRRGLGRPSTYAKILEALTRHGYVLESKYRKRLVPTKLGIEVYEYLEANYGDLVSEERTRRLNEEIEAIASGGLNPLTVLSEIYNELEQLLRHPATVQAAGKVEGHA
- a CDS encoding 30S ribosomal protein S30e gives rise to the protein MPSHGSLTKAGKVRKQTPRIPAKPKKNPAPRVRNRKEYRRLLIRLQQGQAGRR
- the albA gene encoding DNA-binding protein Alba, whose protein sequence is MAQASAAPSNVVLVGKKPVMNYVLATLTLLNQGVKEVVIKARGRAISKAVDTVEIVRKRFLPGKVDVKDIKIDSQVIQNPDGRQSRVSTIEIVLERKEE
- the gatD gene encoding Glu-tRNA(Gln) amidotransferase subunit GatD, whose product is MEEAGYTGVALRLLRRAGARPGDRIRIERSDGRVFEGVLMPRYAISARPIIVVKLDNGYNIGVRVDEGTRIEVVKTREAILHEAAAGAPAAVPLLEEQPPPGKRPRVTILGTGGTIASKVEYETGAVRPAFSAEEILEAVPEVGFIADISSRVVMNILSENMRPKYWEKIVDEAAKAIQEGAEGIVVAHGTDTMAYTASALAFAFRGLPVPIAFVGAQRSSDRPSSDAAFNLVAATLVAARAPFAEVVVVMHGEAGDTYALAHRATRVRKMHTSRRDAFQTINGRPLAKIYPFEGRIELRDKPLRERGREELHVVNGFEEKVALVKYYPGMEAELIDFLVDRGYRGIVLEGTGLGHVGEWLVESIRRAVEQGVVVVMTSQTLFGRVNMNVYTTGRKLLQAGVIPGEDMLPEVAFVKLSWILAHTHDPREAGRMLRENLAGEITYRHTLDLYPRWPH